One Campylobacter lari DNA segment encodes these proteins:
- the mgtE gene encoding magnesium transporter, with product MMNDFLEAQELLKNISKDQSTYETNEALKTIKRYNEELYLQTLKSFDTYTLANVATITPEHILEDILEHLSIIKIAKAVEELESDDATDLIKRFEELNPQKTLAILNRLSSEDKEEILRLKNYDENTAGAYMQTEIFTASIDESIEKAIKRYRILKHSGQVDQIFQVYIIDNQGKLCNAINLSDLLIWDFKLSFADIIKNNSEKYKCYSIKDHEDIQKAIDIVEDYDLSVLAVVSDDGVLLGRITYDDIHDLIQENATEQIYNLAGVDEDAEEESAFKAAKARAFWLMINLTTSLISANIISLFSGEIEQLVALAVLMPIVASMGGNTGSQALAVTVRKLSLNEVEFKDAKKVILRESGISLLNGLIFASIMSIIALIWFKTALLGLVIALSMLINLALAGFVGSFVPLTLKKFKIDPAVGSSVVITAITDGLGFFSFLLLAKMILL from the coding sequence ATGATGAATGATTTTTTAGAAGCACAAGAACTTTTAAAAAATATTTCCAAAGATCAAAGCACCTATGAAACCAATGAAGCCCTAAAGACTATCAAAAGATATAATGAAGAGCTTTATTTGCAAACTCTTAAATCTTTTGATACTTACACACTTGCAAATGTAGCTACTATAACACCTGAACATATCTTAGAAGATATTTTAGAACACTTAAGCATTATAAAGATTGCAAAAGCGGTAGAAGAGCTTGAAAGTGATGATGCAACAGATTTGATTAAGCGTTTTGAAGAGCTAAATCCGCAAAAAACTTTAGCCATTTTAAACCGCTTAAGCTCCGAAGATAAAGAAGAAATTTTACGTCTTAAAAATTATGATGAAAATACTGCTGGTGCTTATATGCAAACAGAAATTTTCACAGCTTCTATTGATGAGAGTATAGAAAAGGCTATTAAAAGATATAGAATTTTAAAACACTCAGGACAAGTAGATCAAATTTTTCAAGTTTATATCATAGATAATCAAGGAAAGCTTTGTAATGCTATCAACTTAAGTGATCTTTTGATTTGGGATTTTAAACTAAGTTTTGCAGATATTATTAAAAATAATAGCGAAAAATATAAATGTTATAGCATTAAAGATCATGAAGATATACAAAAGGCTATTGATATAGTAGAAGATTATGATTTGAGTGTTTTAGCGGTTGTAAGTGATGATGGAGTACTTTTAGGTAGAATTACCTATGATGATATCCATGATTTAATCCAAGAAAATGCAACAGAGCAAATTTATAACTTAGCCGGAGTTGATGAGGATGCTGAAGAAGAAAGTGCTTTTAAAGCAGCCAAAGCAAGAGCTTTTTGGCTTATGATTAACCTTACCACTTCATTAATCTCAGCTAACATCATCAGCCTTTTTTCAGGCGAAATAGAACAACTTGTAGCTCTAGCAGTACTCATGCCTATCGTAGCTTCTATGGGAGGTAATACAGGCTCACAAGCTTTAGCAGTAACAGTTAGAAAACTTTCACTCAATGAAGTAGAATTTAAAGATGCTAAAAAAGTTATATTAAGAGAGAGTGGAATTTCTTTACTTAATGGGCTTATTTTTGCTAGTATTATGAGTATTATAGCTCTTATATGGTTTAAAACAGCTCTTTTGGGGCTTGTTATAGCCTTATCAATGCTAATTAATCTAGCCTTAGCCGGTTTTGTAGGTTCTTTTGTACCTTTAACTTTAAAAAAATTTAAAATCGATCCTGCAGTAGGATCGAGTGTAGTGATTACTGCAATTACTGATGGTTTGGGATTTTTTAGTTTTTTACTTTTAGCAAAAATGATTTTATTATAA
- the tpx gene encoding thiol peroxidase: MASITYKDQEIELIGDELEVGDTAPRITLRTKNLAPVEIAPPGKTQILLTFPSLDTQVCSKQARETNKRLASMKNIEVIIISMDLPFAMDRFCATEGVNDIIVASDFAFKDFGINYGVLIGDSVFAGLLARAAFVVKDGKIVYKQLVEELMGKIDFKDLELFMHKNYGYPLN, encoded by the coding sequence ATGGCAAGCATTACATATAAAGATCAAGAAATAGAGCTTATAGGAGATGAGCTAGAAGTTGGCGATACTGCTCCAAGAATAACTCTAAGAACCAAAAACCTCGCCCCAGTAGAAATAGCACCACCTGGAAAAACTCAAATTTTATTAACCTTTCCTAGTTTAGACACTCAAGTATGCTCTAAACAAGCAAGAGAAACCAATAAAAGATTAGCTTCTATGAAAAATATCGAAGTTATTATTATCAGCATGGATTTACCTTTTGCTATGGATCGTTTTTGCGCTACCGAAGGGGTTAATGATATTATTGTAGCAAGTGATTTTGCTTTTAAAGATTTTGGTATTAATTATGGAGTTTTAATAGGCGATAGTGTATTTGCAGGATTATTAGCAAGAGCAGCCTTTGTAGTCAAAGATGGAAAAATAGTGTATAAGCAACTCGTAGAAGAGCTAATGGGAAAAATCGATTTTAAGGATTTAGAGCTTTTTATGCATAAAAATTATGGTTACCCTTTGAATTAA
- a CDS encoding replicative DNA helicase, whose protein sequence is MSQNNEHFDLDLERAILSSCIFSEDSFFSISSDIEINDFSLKAHQDIYKAILACVNAGEPISASFIRKHKKIDEQILAEVLATTSIADVSKYAYELREKSIRRQLLNFAYTIPTRVNEDKSISQISDEIGKEIFNLTNRVNSNSIKDMTMVMSELMDEFKKQKEAENKDILGLDTGFSELNKMTKGFKPGDLVIIAARPGMGKTTICLNFIEKTLRQNKGVVMFSLEMPATQIMQRLISAKTSIPLQKILIADLNDDEWSRVGDACNEYAQKNLYIYDSGYASIADIRSILRKIKAQDESIELCVVDYIGLMMSNSAFNDRHLQVSEISRGLKLLARELNMPVVALSQLNRSLESRANKRPMLSDLRESGAIEQDADTILFVYRDEVYREQEEKERENKAKNEGKTYERKFMPNPVQEKAELIIGKNRNGPVGHVDLLFLKEKSCFIEAPKEDFVVTNFEG, encoded by the coding sequence ATGAGTCAAAATAATGAGCATTTTGATTTAGATCTTGAAAGGGCGATTTTAAGTTCTTGTATATTCAGTGAGGATTCTTTTTTTAGCATTTCTTCAGATATTGAGATTAATGATTTTTCACTCAAAGCTCATCAAGATATTTATAAAGCTATTTTAGCTTGTGTGAATGCAGGCGAGCCTATAAGTGCAAGTTTTATAAGAAAACATAAAAAAATAGATGAGCAAATTTTAGCTGAAGTTTTAGCCACTACTTCCATAGCAGATGTGAGTAAATACGCTTATGAGCTAAGAGAAAAATCCATTAGACGCCAACTTTTAAATTTTGCTTATACTATACCTACAAGGGTAAATGAAGATAAAAGCATTTCTCAAATTTCAGATGAAATAGGCAAAGAGATTTTTAATCTTACCAACCGTGTAAATAGTAATAGTATTAAAGATATGACTATGGTTATGTCTGAGCTTATGGATGAGTTTAAAAAGCAAAAAGAAGCCGAAAACAAAGATATTTTAGGGCTTGATACAGGTTTTAGCGAGCTTAATAAAATGACAAAAGGCTTTAAACCTGGCGATCTTGTAATCATTGCTGCGCGCCCAGGTATGGGAAAAACTACAATTTGTCTTAATTTTATAGAAAAAACACTAAGACAAAATAAAGGCGTTGTGATGTTTTCACTAGAAATGCCTGCTACACAAATCATGCAAAGATTAATCAGTGCAAAAACTTCTATTCCTTTGCAAAAAATTCTAATCGCAGATTTAAACGATGATGAGTGGAGTAGAGTGGGTGATGCTTGTAATGAATATGCGCAAAAAAATCTTTATATTTACGACAGTGGCTATGCTAGTATAGCTGATATTCGTTCGATTCTACGCAAAATCAAGGCTCAAGATGAGAGTATTGAGCTTTGTGTAGTTGATTACATCGGTCTTATGATGAGTAATTCAGCTTTTAATGACAGGCATTTACAAGTGAGTGAAATTTCAAGAGGCTTAAAGCTTTTAGCAAGAGAATTAAATATGCCAGTAGTGGCACTTTCGCAATTAAATCGTTCATTAGAAAGTAGGGCAAATAAGCGTCCTATGCTTAGTGATTTAAGAGAGAGTGGCGCTATAGAACAAGATGCAGATACGATTTTATTTGTATATAGAGATGAGGTTTATAGAGAGCAAGAAGAAAAAGAAAGAGAAAATAAAGCCAAAAATGAAGGCAAAACTTATGAGAGAAAATTTATGCCAAATCCTGTGCAAGAAAAGGCTGAGCTCATTATAGGTAAAAATAGAAATGGTCCTGTAGGACATGTGGATTTGCTTTTTTTAAAAGAAAAATCATGCTTTATTGAAGCTCCAAAAGAAGATTTTGTGGTTACAAACTTTGAAGGTTAA
- the cysK gene encoding cysteine synthase A translates to MSVYNNILDCIGNTPIISLKEFAPNLYAKCEYFNPSHSIKDRAAVEMIKQVLNESKINQETTIIEATSGNTGIALAMICASLKLKLIITMPESMSIERRKMMSFFGAKLELTQASKGMQGALDRANELLSEIPNSFMVSQFENINNKNAHKKNTALEILKALPDLDIFLAGFGTGGTISGVGEILKEHNPKIKIIALEPASSPLLSQNTAASHKIQGIGANFIPKILNQKIIDEIVCVSNEDAINTALELGKNGIMAGISSGANVYMARKIALENPNKKVLTMLNDTAERYLSTDLFANL, encoded by the coding sequence ATGTCAGTTTATAATAATATCTTAGATTGTATAGGTAATACCCCGATTATTTCTTTAAAAGAATTTGCTCCAAATCTTTATGCTAAATGTGAGTATTTTAATCCAAGTCATTCTATAAAAGATAGAGCGGCTGTGGAGATGATAAAACAAGTTTTAAATGAAAGCAAGATTAATCAAGAAACAACCATTATAGAAGCCACAAGTGGAAATACCGGCATAGCTTTAGCAATGATTTGTGCAAGCTTAAAGCTTAAACTTATCATAACTATGCCTGAGTCTATGAGTATTGAGCGTAGAAAAATGATGAGTTTTTTTGGTGCAAAGCTAGAGCTTACTCAAGCAAGCAAAGGTATGCAAGGAGCGCTTGATAGAGCTAATGAGCTTTTGAGTGAAATTCCAAATTCGTTTATGGTAAGTCAATTTGAAAATATCAACAACAAAAACGCACATAAAAAAAATACTGCTTTAGAAATTTTAAAAGCTTTACCTGATCTTGATATTTTTTTAGCAGGTTTTGGCACAGGTGGGACTATTAGTGGGGTAGGAGAAATTTTAAAAGAACACAATCCTAAAATCAAAATCATAGCTTTAGAACCTGCATCTTCGCCACTTTTGAGTCAAAATACCGCTGCAAGCCATAAAATTCAAGGTATAGGTGCAAATTTTATTCCTAAAATTTTAAATCAAAAAATTATAGATGAGATAGTTTGTGTAAGCAATGAAGATGCTATAAATACAGCCTTAGAGCTTGGTAAAAATGGCATAATGGCAGGAATTTCAAGCGGAGCAAATGTATATATGGCTAGAAAAATTGCTTTAGAAAATCCAAATAAAAAAGTCTTAACTATGTTAAATGATACAGCAGAGCGATATTTGTCAACTGATTTATTTGCAAATTTATAA
- a CDS encoding HU family DNA-binding protein — translation MTKADFISQVAQTAGLTKKDATAATDAVIATITDVLAKGDSISFIGFGTFSVAERAAREARVPSTGATIKVPATKVAKFKVGKNLKDAVAAAKTAKKAKK, via the coding sequence ATGACTAAAGCAGATTTTATTTCTCAAGTTGCTCAAACTGCTGGGCTAACTAAAAAAGATGCAACTGCGGCTACTGATGCAGTAATCGCTACTATTACTGATGTATTAGCTAAAGGTGATAGCATTAGTTTTATTGGTTTTGGTACATTTTCTGTAGCTGAAAGAGCTGCTAGAGAAGCTAGAGTGCCAAGCACTGGTGCTACTATCAAAGTACCTGCTACTAAAGTTGCTAAATTTAAAGTAGGTAAAAACCTTAAAGATGCAGTTGCTGCTGCTAAAACTGCTAAAAAAGCTAAAAAATAA
- the waaF gene encoding lipopolysaccharide heptosyltransferase II produces MNIFINLPTWLGDAVMASAAIYAIKEKYPQAKFTFYGSFVSTELFKRFENAQILVENKKQRYRQILQARKNLGKFDLAFSFRSAFSSKIILKLIKAKKRFYFDKNILKEEHQVLKYLNFIEKALNFKATSNALKLPIKAKSTQKILGINPGAHFGSAKRWEAIYFARVAKEFSSTRQILIFGVESEREICDEIERFLLKEGIKAKNLCGKTSIYTLCKNISMLDLLITNDSGPMHIGAAYGVKTVAVFGSTKFSQTSPWQENAKIAHLDLACMPCMQKVCPLKHHKCMKDLKPDVVINLARNFSGV; encoded by the coding sequence ATGAATATTTTTATCAACCTTCCTACTTGGCTTGGCGATGCTGTGATGGCTAGTGCGGCTATTTATGCTATAAAAGAAAAATACCCCCAAGCTAAATTTACTTTTTATGGTTCTTTTGTGAGTACAGAGCTTTTTAAACGCTTTGAAAATGCTCAAATTTTAGTAGAAAATAAAAAGCAAAGATATAGGCAAATTTTACAAGCTAGAAAAAATCTTGGTAAATTTGATCTAGCTTTTTCGTTTCGCTCGGCATTTTCAAGCAAGATTATTTTAAAACTAATCAAAGCAAAGAAAAGATTTTATTTTGATAAAAATATTCTAAAAGAAGAACATCAAGTTTTAAAATACTTAAATTTCATAGAAAAAGCTTTAAATTTTAAAGCCACTTCAAATGCTTTAAAACTCCCTATAAAAGCAAAATCAACTCAAAAAATTTTAGGTATAAACCCAGGTGCACATTTTGGAAGTGCGAAAAGATGGGAAGCAATCTATTTTGCAAGGGTAGCAAAAGAATTTAGCTCCACGCGTCAAATTTTAATCTTTGGAGTAGAAAGTGAGAGAGAAATTTGTGATGAAATTGAGCGTTTTCTTTTAAAAGAAGGCATAAAAGCAAAAAATCTTTGTGGTAAAACTAGTATTTATACTTTATGTAAAAATATTTCTATGCTTGACTTGCTCATCACAAACGATAGTGGTCCTATGCATATAGGCGCAGCTTATGGGGTAAAAACGGTGGCTGTTTTTGGCTCGACTAAATTTAGTCAAACCTCGCCTTGGCAAGAAAATGCTAAAATAGCTCATCTTGATCTAGCTTGTATGCCTTGTATGCAAAAGGTCTGCCCTTTAAAACACCACAAATGCATGAAAGATTTAAAGCCTGATGTGGTGATAAATTTAGCAAGAAATTTTTCAGGAGTATAA
- a CDS encoding glycosyltransferase family 2 protein, with amino-acid sequence MSQISIILPTYNVEKYIARALESCINQTFKDIEIIVVDDCSNDKSIVIAKEYASKDDRIKIIHNEENLGTFASRNIGVLNSRSPYIMFLDPDDYLELNACKLGLEKIKNVDMVVFDAYVHRVKFKKFYRFKQDELFNKDEFLNFLLNQKHFCWSVWAKVYRKNLILKSFEYVDFKERLCYGEDVLFNYINFMISESFFISKECIYRYEFNENGRYENKNKEILWQNYEHKKQSLKCIKKLANIFSYKHFNKKILKVLEQEILGLESRILNILTF; translated from the coding sequence ATGAGTCAAATTTCTATCATATTACCAACTTATAATGTGGAAAAATATATAGCTAGAGCATTAGAAAGTTGTATAAACCAAACTTTTAAAGATATAGAAATCATTGTAGTAGATGATTGTAGTAATGATAAAAGTATAGTTATAGCTAAAGAATATGCTAGTAAAGATGATAGAATAAAAATCATACATAATGAAGAGAATTTAGGAACTTTTGCTAGTAGGAATATAGGTGTATTAAATTCAAGATCACCCTATATAATGTTTTTAGATCCTGATGATTATTTAGAGCTTAATGCTTGTAAACTTGGGCTTGAAAAAATTAAAAATGTAGATATGGTAGTGTTTGATGCGTATGTACATAGGGTGAAATTTAAGAAATTTTATAGATTTAAACAAGATGAGCTTTTTAATAAAGATGAATTTTTAAATTTCTTACTCAATCAAAAGCATTTTTGCTGGAGTGTTTGGGCAAAAGTATATAGGAAAAATTTGATTTTAAAAAGTTTTGAATATGTTGATTTTAAAGAAAGACTTTGCTATGGAGAGGATGTGCTTTTTAATTATATAAATTTTATGATTAGTGAGAGTTTTTTTATATCGAAAGAATGTATATACCGCTATGAATTTAATGAAAATGGTAGATATGAAAACAAAAATAAAGAAATTTTATGGCAAAATTACGAGCATAAAAAACAAAGTTTAAAATGCATTAAAAAATTAGCTAATATTTTTTCATATAAGCATTTTAATAAAAAAATATTAAAAGTTTTAGAACAAGAAATTTTAGGGTTAGAGAGTAGGATTTTAAATATACTCACTTTTTAA
- a CDS encoding acylneuraminate cytidylyltransferase family protein, whose product MQIIENDLNKILAIIPARSGSKRLVHKNIKILKNKPLIAWSIEAALKSKYIKNVIVSTDSQEYAKIAMQYGAQVPYLRDRSLSDDTSSSFDVIKNIIDFYANKNISFKYIVLLQPTSPLRNNKHIDEALDLFFKKKANSVISVCECEHSPLWSNTIPENGAMDLFLSSEIKNLRSQDLEKYYRLNGAIYIAKIKEFMQYKGFFMPNSFAYKMESIYSIDIDTDYDLKMASLLLKSEYI is encoded by the coding sequence ATGCAAATAATTGAGAATGATTTAAATAAGATTTTGGCTATCATTCCCGCGCGTAGTGGAAGTAAGCGTCTTGTTCACAAAAACATTAAAATTTTAAAAAACAAACCTTTAATTGCATGGAGTATTGAAGCTGCTTTAAAGTCTAAATATATAAAAAATGTTATAGTTAGCACAGATTCTCAAGAATATGCAAAGATAGCAATGCAATATGGAGCGCAAGTGCCTTATTTAAGAGATAGATCTTTATCAGATGATACATCATCTTCTTTTGATGTTATAAAAAATATTATTGATTTTTATGCTAATAAAAATATAAGTTTTAAATATATTGTTTTGTTACAACCTACAAGTCCTTTGAGAAATAATAAACATATTGATGAGGCATTGGATTTATTTTTTAAGAAAAAAGCTAATTCTGTAATTAGCGTTTGTGAGTGTGAACACTCTCCTCTTTGGAGCAATACCATACCAGAAAATGGTGCTATGGATTTATTTTTGTCTTCAGAGATTAAAAATTTACGCTCACAGGATTTAGAAAAATATTACAGACTTAATGGTGCTATTTATATAGCAAAAATAAAAGAATTTATGCAATATAAAGGTTTTTTTATGCCAAATAGTTTTGCTTATAAAATGGAGTCTATTTATTCTATAGATATTGATACGGATTATGATTTGAAAATGGCTAGTTTGTTGTTAAAAAGTGAGTATATTTAA